ACTTCACTGACGATCAATTCATGCCGGGCAGTTTTCACCAGGCGATTCAGCTCTCGCGCTACATGAGTGTAATGAGTGGAAATCTGATCCGGTATCCACAAGCCGATGATCCCGCTTTTACCCTTTCTCAAGGCGCGGGCATAAGGATTCGGGCGATAACCCATCGCCTGGGCGGCCGCCAAAATGCGCTCACGCGATTCCTGGGAAATTTGCGGATAGCCTGACAGGGCAAATGTGACCAGTTGGCGCGACACTCCGAGTTTTCGGGCGATTTGTGCCTGAGTTACCATAGTGCCTGATATTGTAACCAAGCCGTTCTACTAGTCACAAGCCAACAGATTTTCTGGTTGAAGTTATTCAATAGAGTTAGATGCACAAATTTCGTAATCCATCTACTTCCGTTCAAAGTCAATAAAGCCACGATTCACATCCACGCCGACCAGGCGAACCGTGGTTTTGTCGCCCACGTCGAGACCTTGCGCGCCACGAATGACTTTGCCTTCGGCAGGAAATTTCAGCAGGCGAACATAGGTTCCCTTGTCCGATGCGCCGGTGACGAGGCCGTCGAAGGTTTGCCCGACCTGATGGCTTAGCAGATTTGCGGCGATGACCTTGCTCATGAGCCGTTCGACTTTTTTGGCGGCGTCCTCGCGCTCGGTGCAATGTTTAGCCACATCGGCAAGTTGTTGTTCTAGGTAAGGCGCGGGTGCGTCGGCAATCACAGCTTTCAAAAGTCGTTGCGTGACGAGATCCACGTAACGCCGATTCGGCGCGGTGGAATGAGCGTAGTCCCGAACGGCAAGACCGAAATGTCCTTCGTGTTCGCGGCCGACGGGCTCGACCACATATTCGCCGGGGCCGAGCATTTTCACGATTGCGAGCGACAGATCGGGAAAGTGCAAAAGGTCGGCGGCTTTGCGTTGTTCAAGGAATTCGGAAAGGGCGCGCGGGTCGGGCGTATTGGGAAGTTTCGTCCCGTATTGTTTGGCGAGAACCTGGATGCGATCCCAGCGTTTCGGCGTCTTGACGACGCGCCGGATGGAAACGGAATTGTGCTCCTTGAGATGTTGCGCCATCGAAACATTCGCGGCGACCATGAAGCTTTCGATGATATCCTGCGCGGCGTTTTGTTCGGCGAAGGCCAGAGTTTTGAGTTCGCCATTTTCAATGATCGGCGTGGCTTCGGTGGAATTGAAAACCAGCGCGCCTTGTTCGCGGCGGAGTTGCCGCAATTTTTTCGAGGTTTCCAGTTGCAGACGAAGTTGCGCTTCCATGCCGGGGACATTGGCGATGGGCGCGGGCATCGGACCGCGTCCTTCGAGCCACGCGCCGGTGGAGCGATAGGCAAGTTTCGCGTGGTTGCGGAGCGTGGCCGGATAAACATCATGACAGGCGACTTCGCCGGTATCGCGAATGTGCATCTCAATGACGATGGCGGCACGGTCTTGATCGGGAAGCAACGATGTGCGATCGGTCGAAAGCGCGTCGGGGAGCATGGGGAAAATAACCGTGCCGGCATAGACGGAAGTGGTTTCCGCCGCGGCGTGCTGGTCGGTGGCCGAACCGAGGGGCACGATGGCATCCACGTCGGCGACGCCCACCAGCAGGCGCGTGCAGCCCGGCGAAATCATTTCGACGTATTCAACTTGATCCAAATCGCGGGAGTTCTCGTTGTCAATGGACGACCAAAGCAACTTACGCAAATCTCGTGAATCAGCGGCAAGTTTTGGCGACGCGGTGGTTTCCCGCATAATCTCCGGCGAAAAATCGGGATGAAATCCGGCGTCGGACAGCGCCTGCCGCGCGCGGGCTAGAAATTCAGCGTGGGTCATGGATGAGAAGTATAGGAAAAGTTTTCAGTTTCAAGTTCCAAGTTTTCAGCAAGCGGTCGAGGAGCGACGATAACCCCGTTATGAACGAAGAAATCTGAAAACGTGGATGCGAAAATACATTGAGCCAGTTTTAAGGACGCTGAGGCTCTTTTTTGTCGCGCAGGCTTTGGACCTGTTCTTCTTCTACGCTGAGTTTGTCGGGATCAATTTCGACCGGATTAAGCAGCGTTTTGGAAAGCTTCAACATTTCGTCGGCGTAAAGGAAAGCCTCGGCGGCAAGGTTGGCGTGAACATTGAGTCCCTGGCTGGGGCCGGTTGGCCGGGCGAGCAAACCGGTGAGCGCCTGAGCCGCGAAATAATCTCGTTTGCTGATTTCCATAATTCAGTGTGAATAGAAATTGATACTGTAGCCAGTGTACAGTAAGTAAACGATTTGTGCATCAATGAGATTCAGACTGAGATCAACGCCGAAGACATCGAGGTCGGAAAATCAAACCGGTTTCGGCGAGTCGCGGGAACCCTCCAAAAAATCTGCCAGAAAAAAAATCAAGATTGTCCACCAAAAAAGGCGCCACGCCGAAGCGAGCGCCCGGAGGTAATTTTACAACACTTTAGGAATGGCCGCCTACCAATTACGCGGACGGCGGCGGACGACGACCGGCTGGCGGCGGCGGCCCCGGGCAGGTGCGGGAGCCTTGCGTTCGCGCGCGTAGAGTTGATAGCCGCTGACCGTAAGGGCAGAGGCGATCATCAGTAAAACCGCGCGAGCGGATGGCGCCGTGAGCAACGCGCCCAAACTGCATAACACGAGGGCCGTGCCCAACAAGAGGTTTAGCTTTGAGACTTTCATGGTTGCCTGGTTCTTTTATGCTCCATCAATAGCTGGCCAAATTTCCGGATTTGGGTGCACATCGCACAGGCCATGAAGGAACTGCATTTTGCAAGCTTAGGGTGTGCCACCGATGTTTCGGAAACTTTACAGGACTGTAACATTATGTAGGATAATTCGTTACAAAACTGCCGAACTAAATAAACGAATCACACTCAATAATGAAAATCGTAAAGAAATCCGACGTTTTTAATAAAAATTAATGCCAGTAATCAAAGATATTTAATAGCAATGGCCCGAAAGTATTTCAAAATTCAAACCGTAAACAATTCCGACGAATGATTGAAAATTGACGTTTGTCGAAGGTCCTAAATCCGTAGTAAACGGGCCGTTTAATGAGTATGAGGCTCGAAACGAAATAACTGCGCGTGATGGGGAGCCAGATCCAGGTAAAGACCATTGGCCGCAAGTTCCGACCCGGGCCGCTGGTATTTCTCCGTCCCAAGCAGATCGCGCATCTGCCAGTGCTTGGAAGCCAAATCCGACACCGGAAGCACAACCACCCCTTGGCTGGTATGCGGCGCAAGA
The genomic region above belongs to Verrucomicrobiia bacterium and contains:
- a CDS encoding RNB domain-containing ribonuclease, whose product is MTHAEFLARARQALSDAGFHPDFSPEIMRETTASPKLAADSRDLRKLLWSSIDNENSRDLDQVEYVEMISPGCTRLLVGVADVDAIVPLGSATDQHAAAETTSVYAGTVIFPMLPDALSTDRTSLLPDQDRAAIVIEMHIRDTGEVACHDVYPATLRNHAKLAYRSTGAWLEGRGPMPAPIANVPGMEAQLRLQLETSKKLRQLRREQGALVFNSTEATPIIENGELKTLAFAEQNAAQDIIESFMVAANVSMAQHLKEHNSVSIRRVVKTPKRWDRIQVLAKQYGTKLPNTPDPRALSEFLEQRKAADLLHFPDLSLAIVKMLGPGEYVVEPVGREHEGHFGLAVRDYAHSTAPNRRYVDLVTQRLLKAVIADAPAPYLEQQLADVAKHCTEREDAAKKVERLMSKVIAANLLSHQVGQTFDGLVTGASDKGTYVRLLKFPAEGKVIRGAQGLDVGDKTTVRLVGVDVNRGFIDFERK